A window of the Deltaproteobacteria bacterium genome harbors these coding sequences:
- a CDS encoding 2-hydroxyacyl-CoA dehydratase, with the protein MIEAAGGCAVRLTGAGGHDGNIGFYTHVNLCGYAKAVVSEALDGLYSDLSAVAVINSCDAMRRVGDLFATVAPNLPSHVIDIPRQSDDEAIDLFVVRLRQFAAFLERALCRRVDEDALGDCIDSSNQARALAARWEEEGRRGGFPKGLRFHYAPLTQRHRQTSREFVRDMTGQLEAWKAQTPTPAAPRGRPRLLVTGGFSLLDEVFSALDQAGVDAWAVDHCHAGRMTNRIERTDDPFRDLAVAYLNRRPCPRMSFADRRIDWLEEVVRDMRVDGILYVLLGNCDQFMYDVTLLRDRLRDSGTPLLVLQTSMPGARNEQWKTRLDAFCEILHAR; encoded by the coding sequence TTGATCGAAGCCGCCGGCGGCTGCGCGGTTCGCTTGACCGGAGCGGGAGGGCATGACGGCAACATCGGTTTTTACACCCACGTCAATCTGTGTGGATACGCCAAGGCCGTCGTTTCCGAGGCTCTGGACGGACTCTACTCCGATCTCAGCGCGGTCGCCGTCATCAACAGTTGCGACGCCATGCGCCGCGTCGGCGACCTGTTCGCAACCGTGGCACCGAACCTCCCCTCCCATGTGATCGACATTCCGCGCCAATCGGACGACGAAGCCATCGACCTGTTCGTCGTCCGCCTTCGTCAGTTCGCCGCGTTTCTGGAGAGAGCGCTGTGCCGACGCGTCGACGAGGATGCGCTGGGCGACTGCATCGATTCCTCAAATCAGGCCCGCGCGTTGGCGGCCCGCTGGGAGGAGGAGGGGCGACGTGGAGGTTTTCCCAAAGGGCTTCGCTTCCACTACGCTCCGTTGACGCAACGGCACCGGCAGACCTCGCGGGAGTTCGTCCGGGACATGACCGGCCAGCTCGAGGCGTGGAAAGCACAGACCCCGACACCCGCCGCCCCCCGCGGCAGGCCTCGCTTGCTGGTGACCGGCGGTTTTTCTCTTCTCGATGAGGTTTTCTCCGCGCTCGATCAAGCCGGCGTGGATGCCTGGGCCGTGGATCACTGCCACGCGGGCCGGATGACCAATCGGATCGAGCGGACGGACGATCCGTTTCGCGATCTTGCCGTCGCTTATCTCAATCGGAGGCCGTGCCCGCGCATGTCGTTTGCGGACCGCCGCATCGACTGGTTGGAGGAGGTGGTCCGCGATATGCGCGTCGACGGCATCCTGTACGTTCTTCTGGGGAATTGCGATCAATTCATGTACGACGTAACCCTGCTCCGCGACCGCCTCCGCGACTCCGGGACGCCGCTACTCGTGCTGCAGACCTCAATGCCGGGCGCCCGGAACGAACAGTGGAAAACCCGACTCGATGCGTTTTGCGAAATACTTCACGCTCGTTGA
- a CDS encoding 2-hydroxyacyl-CoA dehydratase, giving the protein MTATPVYRNKLELTRAQAEKYPAIMNAPVEKLDYRGLMLRYQFQNAFDLYSGLPSAWCNFLIPSEIFHAMDIIPFVLENEAALLARTSQSRSFLESADALTGFRDICSYQRASLGAFLQEFLPKPTLIVNSTMPCDSVGKLCEVLGKHYQVPTFLLDIPYDRDEHSVRYLTAQIKKMVQFLADVTGRNLDPERLRHALSLSNESRADHVAANVLRQEREPLIAGNECLGLFATAIITLGSGIGRLVYRRFREQLEKTAVSRSAEERERLSRDKRIVWYHFKPFFDDRLIRRMEEELGARIVFEVVNDVYWEPYDLDRPYESLARKLLSMMLNGPLSFRLENFVSAMERFRADGVVNFLHFGCRHYNNGSVQFQLECRRRGIPYLGFDADCIDPSNYAEAQLTTRVEAFVESLYASA; this is encoded by the coding sequence ATGACCGCAACACCGGTTTACCGCAACAAATTGGAACTGACGCGGGCGCAGGCGGAAAAGTACCCCGCGATCATGAACGCCCCGGTCGAGAAGCTCGATTACCGCGGGTTGATGCTTCGGTATCAGTTTCAAAACGCGTTCGACCTGTACAGCGGGCTGCCGTCGGCCTGGTGCAATTTCCTGATCCCCTCGGAGATTTTCCACGCGATGGACATCATCCCGTTCGTCTTGGAAAACGAGGCGGCGCTGCTGGCCCGGACAAGCCAGTCCCGGTCTTTTCTGGAGTCGGCGGATGCCCTGACGGGTTTCCGCGACATCTGTTCCTATCAACGCGCCTCGTTGGGAGCCTTTCTCCAGGAGTTCCTGCCCAAGCCCACCCTGATCGTCAATTCCACCATGCCCTGCGACAGCGTGGGGAAGTTGTGCGAGGTTCTGGGCAAGCACTATCAGGTTCCCACCTTCCTGCTGGACATCCCTTACGACCGGGACGAGCACTCGGTTCGATATCTCACGGCGCAGATCAAGAAAATGGTACAGTTTCTGGCTGACGTCACCGGCCGGAATCTGGATCCGGAACGGTTGCGGCATGCCCTTTCGCTCTCCAACGAGTCGCGTGCGGACCACGTCGCCGCCAACGTCCTCCGGCAAGAACGCGAGCCACTCATTGCGGGCAACGAATGCCTGGGCTTGTTCGCCACGGCGATCATCACGCTGGGCAGCGGGATCGGACGTCTCGTCTATCGCCGGTTCCGCGAGCAACTCGAAAAGACGGCCGTCTCGCGCAGCGCCGAGGAGCGGGAACGCCTGAGCCGCGACAAGCGGATCGTCTGGTACCATTTCAAGCCGTTTTTCGACGACCGCCTGATCCGCCGGATGGAAGAAGAGCTGGGCGCGCGCATCGTTTTCGAGGTCGTCAACGACGTGTACTGGGAGCCCTACGATCTGGACCGACCCTACGAAAGCCTGGCGCGCAAGCTCCTGTCCATGATGCTCAACGGGCCATTGTCGTTCCGGCTCGAAAACTTCGTATCCGCGATGGAGAGATTCCGCGCCGACGGCGTCGTCAATTTTCTGCACTTCGGGTGCCGACACTACAATAACGGCAGCGTCCAGTTCCAACTGGAATGCCGGCGGCGGGGCATCCCCTATCTGGGTTTCGACGCCGACTGCATCGATCCGTCCAACTACGCGGAAGCCCAACTCACCACGCGGGTCGAGGCTTTCGTGGAGTCCCTGTACGCGTCGGCGTGA